The Candidatus Defluviibacterium haderslevense DNA window GAATATTCAAAATAAAATCAATGGTTGTACCACGTCCAAAGAAGTAGAGATAATTGAAGATCGAATACACCCGATAGCAGAAGCTGGAAGTTCTAATGATCTAGGTTGTATTACCATGACCTTAAATTTGGATGGTACCATTTCATCACAAGGGTCTCAATATAATTACTTTTGGAAAACCATCAACGGTAATATTTTGAATGGTTCCAACACACTCAAACCATTAATTAATCAAGCAGGAAATTACATTTTGAACGTAAAAAATACGGAGAATGATTGTGAATCAGAGGACAGTATTAAAGTACAAGAGCAAACACAACCCAGGGCACAATTTACTTTTGTTAAAAATAATTTTGAACTGAATTTTACGGATGCATCTCAAGGTATTGCAACATCCTGGAATTGGAGTTTTGGAGATGGAACGACTAGTGTAGAACAGCATCCGATATATTTATATTCGAAGGAAGGAGAATATGAAGTATGTTTAGAAATAACGAATGAATGTGGAATCAACAAAAGTTGTCAAAATGTAGTGTTAACTAATTCTGCTGTGCTTTCATTATCATCCTGGGAAGTCAGACAAGTAAGTTGTAATGGATATCAAGATGGACAAATTAAATTGAATTTAGAGGGTGGCACAAAACCGTATAGTTATTTATGGAGCACCGGAGCTAACACAGCATTGATTAGTAATTTGAAAAAAGGAAATTATTCTGTAACTATTCAAGATGCACTTGGAAGTCAAATCAATAAAGGATTTTCTATAGATGAACCGAGTGCCATCCTATTAGCCAATCAAAAGATCAATCACACCATATCAGGTAGTGCTACCGGAAGTATAGAAATTAATATTGCAGGAGGATATGCACCATATCGGTATGAATGGAATACGGGTGCAACAACATCAACGATTCAGGATTTGGCTGCTGGAACATATCATGTTAAAGTACTTGATGCGAATTCATGTGAAAAGAATTTTGGCCCATTCGAAGTGAATGAATTGACCAGTACAAAGTCAGCCGAACTATTTTCACAATTTGAAATCAAACCCAATCCGGTCAATCAAAACGGAATCATTTCGGTGCATTTGAATTCAAAACAGGATCTTAAGATTAAATTGTATAATGCAAATGGCAGATTGATTCATTCTGATCATAAATACGGGGATTTCATTCATTATTCTATGTCTTTTGACAACTATGAACCCGGAATTTATTTTGTAGTTATTCAAAGTGGAGGCTATCAGATGACTCGTAAATGGGTCGTTCAATAAGATTATAAGTTCCAAGTCTTAATTTTTTACATTTTCTTGTTGAGTCATGCAGCTTTTTATCATTTATTGAAGTAGTATAAAAAGTTACATATAAAATTAGTATTTATATATTTTTCACATATATTTGCATTGGATTCACCACTATAACTTTTCTAAAGCCTTAATAATGAAGTATTTGCTATTTCTAATCTATTTTATTAATATTAGTGGAATTCTTGGAGCCCCTAACGATTTTACATTTACCTGTCCCGGAGATATAACTATTAGTTGTACAGACAATTATTCTGATTTGACACAATACGGGAAGGCATACACCATATTAAATGGTGAAAAAAAATGGGTTCACGATTGTAAAATAGTTTACAATATAAATGATTGCGGTGTTGGAACAATTACCCGAACTTGGGGAGTAGAGGACCCGGAATGGCATTGGCTTACCTGCTCCCAGGTTATCACATTATCAAATGCCAATGCATTTGGTTATGCAGATATAACATGGCCTTTGGATATCAATATAGAAAGTTGTAATCCTGCTGAAGACCTCAAAAAATTAGCAAGACCTTACGATAAACCTACCTGGAAGACGAATAAGTGCAGTAAACCTATAGCTGGCTATACAGATGTAAAATTTACTGTTAATGAAGGATGTATGAAAATTATTCGCACTTGGAAAATTCTGGATTGGTGCGTCTACGATCCATATAAATATCCTACCCGCGGAATATTTTCAGCAGTGCAGGTCATCAAATTGATAACTATAGATACATCTGCTAAAATTATTTGTAAAAATAATTTAACAGTAAATGCTACTAAAGAATGCGGTGGGGCCTATGTACAGATAGACACGGCTGCTTTTATTTCTGCTTGTAATATACCATATCGTATTTATAACACCTCTTTATATTCTGATCAAAAAGGGAATGATGCCAGTGGGTTCTATCCTAATGGTAAAACAACATTTTATTATATTGCAGAGTATGGTTGTGGAACAGAAATAAAATGTGAGGTCACCATTCAGGTCAATAATAAATTACAACCAACTCCATATTGTCTTACAGGTGTAATTGTGGAACTAATGCCCATAGATTCAGATAACAACGGCACTGTAGATGCCGGAATGGTGGATGTTTGGGCTTCTGACTTGAATAAAGGTAGTTTTCATAAATGTCCAAAACAAAAATTGCGCTTTTCCTTCTCTTCAGATCCTAATGATCGATTTAGAACCTTCACTTGTGATGATTTAGGATTAAATGACATAGAAATGTGGGTTACGGATTCTTTAGGAAATCAGGATTTTTGTAAAACTACGATTACCATACAAAATAATGGTGCACAGATTCCAGATTGTAAAAGGAAAGATAGTCTCATCACTAAAAGGTATCAATTGTCCTGTATTTTAACGGGAGAATGGGATAAAAAAAGAGTTACGCAAATAAAAATTGGCGCTACAGACATGGTCAATCAATGGACCAGTGAATCTATTAGATCAGCTCAAGATGAATTTGCATTTATCGACTTAAGAAATGATCATCAATATAGCCTTCATATTGAGACTTTAAATTCAAATATCAATGGATTAGATGCAAAAGATATCAATACACTTGAAAAATTAATTGCAGGAACTTTGACTATCACAAACCCATATAGGTTATTGGCTGCAGATGTAAATCACGATCGAGTTGTTAATGTTGAAGATGTCCTTTTACTCAAAAAAATTGTGGCTGGTCAATTAGCACTTGGAGAAACTTATCATCATTATTATACTTTGCCATTGGATTATATCTTTAAAAATCCATTACAACCTTGGGACGAGGTAAGTCAATTGAATATGACGATTGAACCTCATCTGGATCACTTTATGCAAAAAAATTACCTATTGGTTAAAACTGGGGATGTAGATCAATTTTCAGTAATTAAGAAAAAAACTAAAACAGAAGGAATATCATCCAATCTTTTGAATTCGATTTTTAATTCCGAAGCGACAGCGAATCAATTAGAAATGAACTTACAATATCTTCCTGAAAGCCAAATGATAAAACTTGAAATTCCTTACCAAGTAAATATCCAAAACATTGAAATTTATAATTTAAATGGTCAGCAAATTTATCATTGGGCAGTTGATGAAGGTGCGTTAAATTCAGGTGCATACTATAAAACTGTTCAAGCCTCTACTAGTGGAATTTACATTTACAGAATATCAGGAGATGAATTTGTACATCAAGGAAAAATATTTATTGGAAACTAAAACTTTCAAGCAGAATATTTAGGGATATTGATGAATTACAATTAGCGAAAGAACTTTTTTATCCGATACCTTTTTACATAATTTTCGTATTTAATCAGAAATACTGAATGTGTTTTAATTTAAGCTTTATATACCTTACGCTAAGGGATTAGTTTGCAATCCTGCAGCTTTGTAAATCATGAACACTTTTAGAATTAACAAAGAAAGTTTTTTGTGAAAAAGCGTCAATGGATAAGCTATTCTTTTTTATTGTAAAATAGTTCTTTTGCTTTATTAAATCCGGCCTCTCCTAATTTTATGCCAAGTAACCGACCTGGGATATCATCGGCAGGTGGATGGATTCCACCCCAAATTCTTGATAAACTGCATTGATCTGATGCATCTCTATAAGTGGCCCATTGTAAAGTTAAATTAACACTAGGGCCATCCTCAAATACTAAAAATTCATTTTTCTTTATAACAAATTCAGACATTCCTCCGGGGAAAAATGGATCTCCGGTCAAGTACGTTAGAACCTCCGCAGCAGTTCTTGAGAATATAGAATGCCCTGAGATATAAGCAGCAAAAGGTGGTGTTACAAATGTAGGCCGTTGGTATGGTACCCAGTTTTCTGCCAATACCCAATCTGTTCCAGCTTGTTGGGTTTTAGGATTGGTAATGAATTTGCCACCTTTCCAGGAATATAATTTGACTTTTCCTACATGTTCATTATTTTTTCCTGCCAGAGAATCTCCAATTAGAACAAGTTCTGCAATTCCTGGAATGAGTTTTAATCCACCGACATGATAATTTGGCAATTTTGGATCTGAGGATTGTCCCAGAGTACCTAGTTTACGAATCGCAGAAATGGGTCTAACATAATCGTAATAACCCTTTATACTCCACGCAGTAATGGCAGCATCATGCATACTGCCACCTAGTGTAAAATAACCTTTGATATCCCATTCCAAATCATTAAGAGTGGGCCCTTTACCACCAAATTTCTTTTTGGTCTTAGGGTGATCTGACACATAATTGAACACAGTATACCAATGACCGGGAGGCGTTTCGGAATCTGGACCATCTGCCCAAAACTCTGCCAATGCTCTGGTATAATCTCCTCTTGGAACAATTTGGGGAACATAAGGACGTTTAGTTTTTGGATTTTTTGAATATCCTTTTCCCGGATCGCCACCTTCTTTAAAATTATAAAAATCAGGATAATCTTCTTGTTTGAGTGGGTAAGATTTAATATTACCCCTGCTGGCAGGTGAAATATCCCATTTTACGCTATCTTTTGGATCCAGGTGACCGGACCATGATGCCACTAATTCAAAATTCCATATAAAAGCTTCTGAAGATGGCGCCATCTTGTTGGTATCTAAATAGGGCGGGGGACCTGGATTATCATAAATAAAATATACAAAACCATCACGAGATAAAGTTTTTCTGTCGCTTGATTTTAATGCAAATGGTAATACTCGCCCCCATTCAGCACTTAAAAAAGGTGGTGTAGTTCCAGTCATTACATTTCCATTCTGGTCAATAAAGAGATCTAATGTCAAAGGTTGCCAGCGATTAGGGTCTATTATGGTTGGATTACCGGAATGGGCAACCACCATTGGGGGATTAATGGGTTGATACAATGGATTTGCGTGTTTAGCTGATTCATTTGATCCATCTTGAAGGCCATAGTCTATTACACATTGTCCAATATAATTACCCAGGGCAGCAGCTGATCCTGTGGAATAATCGGTTGATGTAAACGTGGTATCATAACCTAATTGGTTAAACAGTTTATTAAATTGAATTTTTGTAATATTATTATAATTGGGTGAACCTTTATATCTATGGTGTAATACTCTATAAGCTGCGTAACTTATTGCTTCATTAGTTGCTTTATTAATATTAGAGGGCTTTGGAAATCCTTTAAAAGGGCATTTAAAATCGTTTAGTGTTTTACCCAGAAGATATGTTTCTGCATCAGGGTTAAACACAGCCCATGCATCATACATAGCTAGAGAAACATGCCACAAATTGCGAGCTTGTACAGTAGGTCTTCCAAAATCTTTTCTTATTGCTGCTAATTGTGCTTCATTCCACATTCTTGCGACGGAATGCTGGGCCATTATTCCTTGAATGCAGAATAACGAAAACAAGACAGCATATATTAATTTTTTTGAATAGGAATTGGACATTATATTAATCTTTTATTATATTTGATCATTAATAATTATTGGATACGACAATTGCCGAAGGTACAAAGATTTTCAAATCAGCATATAATTGAAGGCATTTTTTAGGTAATTATTAGATTAATTTAAAAAGTGTTCATTTAAATTCATGTTGTAAGATAGTTGTTTTGTGATTTGAATCAAATAGACATTGGTAAATATTATTAAAATTTAGTTCGTGCAGAATTTTTGTTGAATAACGGATTATATATGTCAAAAAATAGCGATTTATTTAAATATGTAATCCAATTTATTTTGTGGAAGATTAGCTTCTGTGAAGAATTTGAGCACAGCTTGGATGTTAAGCACAATTTATTTCTATGATACAAATGGACTAGATGTTGAAATTTTTTTCATATCTAATCATTAAAGAATTTAGATTTGCTTTGGGCATGTTGTTTACATAAATCTAGTTGGTCGTGCACATAGATATATCATAAATGAAAATCCTGCAATATTTAAAACCATTTTTCGTGGTAAAGAACTTATTACAAATATTGATCATTCAATTATTATCTTATGGGCTTAAATTTTAAATTTATTTTTTTTATATTTTTAACGTGTATTTTATTTTGTTTATCATTTTGTAGTTTAAAAAAGGTCGCTTATAAAACTGAATCGATAAACTTATGTGATATAAAAATTCAAGATATACCTAACCCAAAGGATAATTTTTTTGAACAAACAGGTAATCATTATCAGTTCTCCGGATATTTGTATTATTTAATACATACCTTGTATGGAATTCAAATTAAGTGTATGGATGAAAATTTAGATAAAGGGCCTATTTCATTATCATTTACTGCGAATCATTGCAATTCAAGATCTGAATTGATTTCTAAATTAGAACAAGCATTATTTGAGACTTACCATATAAAAATATTAAAGGAATGGTATTGGGTCGAAAATCTGAATTTCATAATTCAAGACACCAATAAACTTTATAAAAACGCTTTAGTAAACTTAAATAATCCTAATGAATTTAAACCTGAATTTCGACGGAGCGCTGAATGGATGAATCAATTATGCGAGGGAAGAGAACCAATTTGGAATTCTGATATTTTATATGTGTTTATATCTGCGAAATATCAATACGATCCTTGGGAATCTTTCTATTTCGATACAACAATTATTAACGGACATCGTATCAAACAAAATCGATATGAAAAAATAATTCAATACAAGTCTCATAACAATGAAGTATTGAAATATGAAACAAGTATAACTTATGACTCCCTTTTTGCATCTAGAAATACACTTTACTGTACAGGAATTCCCCTTGGTATTGTCGGTGATTTTAAACAATTAAAAACGTGTATGTATCATGAATTGGGAATATGGGTTGAGTCAACTTATGAGAAGAGGTTAAAGTGCGAAATCAGGTATGTTGACTAAGTAATGAATGCTAGTAATAAATATTTTTCTAAAGTGAGTTCCGCTATAAAATTAAATTCAATTTCTAGCGACGATGACTTTTTGTTTTTATCCTAAGATAATTTTTCTTTAATGATACGAAGTGCAAGTTCGAGTTGTGAACTCATAGTCAGATTCGAATTATCGATAAGAATAGCATCAGAGGCTTGTTTCAAAGGACTATCTGCTCTGGTCGAATCGATATGATCCCTATGAATTAAGTTATCCATGATTTCTTCAAGATTTACTATGTTTCCTTTCTGGATCAATTCTTCTTGTCGTCGTTTAGCACGAATATATGGATCAGCGGTAATAAATAATTTAACATCTGCATTGGGGAATACTACAGTACCTATATCCCGGCCATCCATGACCAGTGATTGGTGATTAGCCATTTGCCGCTGTAAGTCAACCATTTTAGATCTAACTTCAGAAATCGCAGAAATTTCACTTACCCATCTGGCTACATGCAAGCTTCGAATGTCATCGCTTACATCTATATTATTTAAATAAACCTGAATAGGTAAGGTTGATGACAATCGGATATTGATAAGTTCTAATTGTTGGATAACTTGATCTTTATCCTCGGGATTAATATGATGTTGTAGGCAATGCAATGTAATGGCTCTATACATAGCACCGCTATCTACATAGAGTATATGTAAGGCTTTTGAAATATCTTTGGCCAAGGTGCTTTTACCACAAGATGAATAACCATCTATAGCAATAACAACATGTTTCTTAGAATCCAAAGCTGATGAATTGTTTTTTTGTTAAAAAAAAATCCCAATGGAATCATACCAATGGGATTTTGTCATATTTTTAATTGGATGAATTTTTTAATATTCGTCTTCATTAAATAAGAAATCATCTTTTCTAGGAAAATCCGGCCAAATATCTTCCATAGATTCATATATTTCTTCTTCATCTTCCATCTCTTGAAGATTTTCAATAACTTCAATGGGTGATCCACTCCGAATCGCATAATCGATTAACTCATCGCGAGTTGCCGGCCATGGTGCTTCCTCCAAATGATGTGCTAATTCTAACGTCCAATACATATGCTCCTAAAATTTATTTTGATTAATAATACTAACACTAAATACAAATAATACAAAAAAGTTCCAATAATTAAATTAAATAATTAACATGGCGTCTCCATAACTATAGAAACGGTATTTCTCTTTAATGGCCATTTCATAAGCATCCATGAGTAATTCATACCCGGCATAAGCTGACGCCATAATCAATAAACTTGATTTAGGTAAATGAAAATTAGTTACCATCATATTTGCGATTGAAAAATCATAGGGTGGATAAATAAATAAATTAGTCCATCCTTCAGTTGGTTTTAAATATTTAGAGGCAGTAACAGATGATTCAATGGTACGCATAGTGGTCGTACCTATGGCTATAACATTTTTACCAGCATCTTTGGTTTTATTAACCAAATCGGCCGTTTTCTCATCTATTCTAAAATATTCAGCTTCCATTTTATGTTTGGAGAGGTCTTCTACATCAATGGATCTGAAGGTACCCATACCAACGTGCATGGTCACTTCTGCAAAATTAACGCCTTTGATTTCAAGCATCTTGTAAAGCTCACGGCTAAAGTGAAGACCTGCTGTAGGAGCAGCAACAGCGCCAACTTCTTTGGCGAATACCGTTTGGTATCGTTCCGTATCACTGGCTTCAGTAGGACGTGTTATATATTTAGGTAGTGGGGTCTGGCCCAAACTGCGGATAATGCTTTGGAATGATGCTTCGTCGCCATCATGTAAGAATCTAATGGTTCGACCTCTGGAGGTTGTATTATCAACTACCTCAGCTACCAATACTTCTTTATTGTTTTTATCAAAGAAATAAAGTTTATTACCTACTCTGATTTTACGAGCTGGATCTACTAAAACATCCCATAATCCAACAGCTTTATTCAATTCACGGAGTAAAAAAACTTCTATTTTGGCACCTGTTTTTTCCTTTCGACCGTACATCCGGGCTGGAAAAACCTTAGTATTGTTAATAATCATGGCGTCACCATCATTAACATAATCAATAATATCTTTAAATATTCGGTGTTCTATTTTTCCGGTTTGGCGATTAACAACCATCAACCTGGATTCAGAACGCTCTGGTGCTGGATATTGTGCGATTAGGTTTTTTGGTAAGTTATAAACGAATTGTGATAATTTTGTGCGCATGTATTAGTTCTTCTTAAGATTTTTGCAAAAGTAATCAATTGAACACCCCAAATGCAAGTACTTTTGAAGCTATTTCAGTTAATATTATGGAAATGTTATTTATCTAATTTT harbors:
- a CDS encoding T9SS type A sorting domain-containing protein; protein product: MKYLLFLIYFINISGILGAPNDFTFTCPGDITISCTDNYSDLTQYGKAYTILNGEKKWVHDCKIVYNINDCGVGTITRTWGVEDPEWHWLTCSQVITLSNANAFGYADITWPLDINIESCNPAEDLKKLARPYDKPTWKTNKCSKPIAGYTDVKFTVNEGCMKIIRTWKILDWCVYDPYKYPTRGIFSAVQVIKLITIDTSAKIICKNNLTVNATKECGGAYVQIDTAAFISACNIPYRIYNTSLYSDQKGNDASGFYPNGKTTFYYIAEYGCGTEIKCEVTIQVNNKLQPTPYCLTGVIVELMPIDSDNNGTVDAGMVDVWASDLNKGSFHKCPKQKLRFSFSSDPNDRFRTFTCDDLGLNDIEMWVTDSLGNQDFCKTTITIQNNGAQIPDCKRKDSLITKRYQLSCILTGEWDKKRVTQIKIGATDMVNQWTSESIRSAQDEFAFIDLRNDHQYSLHIETLNSNINGLDAKDINTLEKLIAGTLTITNPYRLLAADVNHDRVVNVEDVLLLKKIVAGQLALGETYHHYYTLPLDYIFKNPLQPWDEVSQLNMTIEPHLDHFMQKNYLLVKTGDVDQFSVIKKKTKTEGISSNLLNSIFNSEATANQLEMNLQYLPESQMIKLEIPYQVNIQNIEIYNLNGQQIYHWAVDEGALNSGAYYKTVQASTSGIYIYRISGDEFVHQGKIFIGN
- a CDS encoding vanadium-dependent haloperoxidase, translated to MAQHSVARMWNEAQLAAIRKDFGRPTVQARNLWHVSLAMYDAWAVFNPDAETYLLGKTLNDFKCPFKGFPKPSNINKATNEAISYAAYRVLHHRYKGSPNYNNITKIQFNKLFNQLGYDTTFTSTDYSTGSAAALGNYIGQCVIDYGLQDGSNESAKHANPLYQPINPPMVVAHSGNPTIIDPNRWQPLTLDLFIDQNGNVMTGTTPPFLSAEWGRVLPFALKSSDRKTLSRDGFVYFIYDNPGPPPYLDTNKMAPSSEAFIWNFELVASWSGHLDPKDSVKWDISPASRGNIKSYPLKQEDYPDFYNFKEGGDPGKGYSKNPKTKRPYVPQIVPRGDYTRALAEFWADGPDSETPPGHWYTVFNYVSDHPKTKKKFGGKGPTLNDLEWDIKGYFTLGGSMHDAAITAWSIKGYYDYVRPISAIRKLGTLGQSSDPKLPNYHVGGLKLIPGIAELVLIGDSLAGKNNEHVGKVKLYSWKGGKFITNPKTQQAGTDWVLAENWVPYQRPTFVTPPFAAYISGHSIFSRTAAEVLTYLTGDPFFPGGMSEFVIKKNEFLVFEDGPSVNLTLQWATYRDASDQCSLSRIWGGIHPPADDIPGRLLGIKLGEAGFNKAKELFYNKKE
- a CDS encoding (d)CMP kinase, coding for MDSKKHVVIAIDGYSSCGKSTLAKDISKALHILYVDSGAMYRAITLHCLQHHINPEDKDQVIQQLELINIRLSSTLPIQVYLNNIDVSDDIRSLHVARWVSEISAISEVRSKMVDLQRQMANHQSLVMDGRDIGTVVFPNADVKLFITADPYIRAKRRQEELIQKGNIVNLEEIMDNLIHRDHIDSTRADSPLKQASDAILIDNSNLTMSSQLELALRIIKEKLS
- a CDS encoding DUF2795 domain-containing protein, which encodes MYWTLELAHHLEEAPWPATRDELIDYAIRSGSPIEVIENLQEMEDEEEIYESMEDIWPDFPRKDDFLFNEDEY
- the queA gene encoding tRNA preQ1(34) S-adenosylmethionine ribosyltransferase-isomerase QueA; this translates as MRTKLSQFVYNLPKNLIAQYPAPERSESRLMVVNRQTGKIEHRIFKDIIDYVNDGDAMIINNTKVFPARMYGRKEKTGAKIEVFLLRELNKAVGLWDVLVDPARKIRVGNKLYFFDKNNKEVLVAEVVDNTTSRGRTIRFLHDGDEASFQSIIRSLGQTPLPKYITRPTEASDTERYQTVFAKEVGAVAAPTAGLHFSRELYKMLEIKGVNFAEVTMHVGMGTFRSIDVEDLSKHKMEAEYFRIDEKTADLVNKTKDAGKNVIAIGTTTMRTIESSVTASKYLKPTEGWTNLFIYPPYDFSIANMMVTNFHLPKSSLLIMASAYAGYELLMDAYEMAIKEKYRFYSYGDAMLII